atggagagatgaaaaataattttgacagctcgtgaaaactaatgacaaattttgacaggtgtatgatgactcatggcttccagttttttttttaaatgggtcttctatattgtagcttacagctcatgaattaaaacaataaaagaatatattgttaccttactgTCGTTTTTCCTATCCTTGTCAcgtaagaattcctattgtttcaatcatttgtcactaattaaagcaactcacagtgttgcaatcatacaaaacactacccttattttcacatagatattgagggtTTATCTAATTAACACATGCATTGGAAACACAATTTGATACctattgtgtattgcaataatgctaaactatctcagccgtgacgtgtccttaacaacgttttaattatgaaacttagaatTCATTATTGTTAAACTTCTTTTCGCTCCTTCAATGTTGAGTTTATACAGATTGAAGAGGAAGAGGAAATTGTTTCCGAGATAATAAATGAgtctcgccatgagaaaaccaagagaGTGGctttgcaaacagcatggatcctgaccagactgcgcggatggttttctaactgcaataggctttgaaagcgaacagcatggatcctgaccagactgcgtggatgcgcaggctggtctggatccatgctggtcgcaaagactctatgttggttttcccatggcgagGCTCAAATATCTAACAAACACACCAACATCCTAACAGCAAGATGTTACATCTAAGCTCTGAAACTGAGGTTGCATAAAAGTAACGTCAGAATTTAGAAGAAAATGAGGCTACTTACGTGATGTCAGAACTTGGAACTGAGCTTGCATAAACATAATGTCAGAACTTGGAGAAACTGAGCTTGCATAAACATCATGTCAGAACTTGGAGGAACTGAGCTTGCACAGGAACTGAGCTTGCATAAACGTAATGTCAGAACTTGGAAGACAATGAGGTCACATAAACGTAACGTCAGAAGTTCGAAGAAATTGAGGTTACATAAACATAACGTCAGAACTTAAAAGAAACTGAGGTTGCAAAAACGTAATGTCAGAACTTAAAAAAAACTGAGGTTGCATAAACGTAATGTCAGAACTTAAAAGAAACTGAGGTTGCATAAATGTAATGTCAGAACTTAAAAGAAACTGAGGTTGCATAAACATAACGTAAGAACTTAAAAGAAACTGAGGTTGCATAAACGTAATGCCAGAGCTAAAAGGACACTGAGGTTGCATAAACATAACGTCAGAAGTTGGAATGAACTGAGGTTGCATAGACATACCGTCAGAACTTAAAAGAAACTGAGGTTGCATAAACGTAACGTCAGAACTTAAAAGAAACTGAGGTTGCATAAACGTAACGTCAGAACTTGGAAGAAACCGAGGTTGCATAAACATAATGTAACAACTTGGGAGAAACTGAGGTTGCATAAACATAATGACAGAACTTGGACGAAATTCAGGTAGCATAAACATAATGTCAGAACTCGGAAGAAACTGAGGTTGCATAAACATAATGTCAGAATTTGGAAGAACTGAGGTTGAATAAACATAATGTCAGAACTAGGAACTGAGGTAGCATAAACATAATGTCAGAACTTGGAGGAAACTGAAGTTGTATAAACATAATGTCAGAACTTGGAAAAAACTGAGGTAGCATAAACATATCTCAGAACTTGGAAGAAACTGAGATAGCATAAACGTTACATCAGAATCTGGAAGAAACTGAGGTTACTTTCGTGATGTCAGAGCTTGAAAGGAACTGAGGTTGCATAAACATAATTTCAGAACTTGGAGGAACTGAGGTTGCATAAACGTAATGTCTTTTTAgaaacaatgaccttgacccaacctatctaaaatgaaacaaaaacattggtCTCTATGAAACCTACCTATTTACTAGGTTTGGTCTGCTTACCTCAGTCCTAACTTATGTTTATGAGAAAAgcatttttgtattgtttataaaaattatcatgaccttgaccttagcacctattatatatctaaaacatGGTCTCTATGCAAGCTTCCTAAATTCCAAGTTTGATCACAATACCTTACATCTTGctgaagttattgagcagaaaagAACAATTGTTTTCAGAACAGCAACCTTGACCTCAACCCCAGTTACCAGAACGCTGCTGTACATTATTTTCCAAGAAAGTTACACAGAAATGCCTTATATGGTAAACATTATATAAGTACTAAAGGTCATTACTCAAGTGTTCCTGAAGTAATTTCGCTGACAGTTACTATTATTACTATGTTGTATTAAAGTCCACTACTgaatgcacataccattaaacatggcttaaaaccaagtaaattatccattaaaataggaaaagctgttaattaaccccattaattcttgcatcattttatttaacatgtttcacaatattaatgggttacacgttaaaataccattaaaacatccatttttgaccatgaatcatgctgTTAAAAATTCGGTTTGGTAGCTAAAATCGttaattgctttgaaaaaaataatgaaattctgtatattgtGAATTTAACAGGATAATTCATGGTCCTTtactttgatttaatgcccattaaatgttaaagttctgtacgatttcatttaagagtaaaattaatggcccttaacaaCATGtgatgtgattcgtatatttttagaagaacaaaaacatatttttttggcttgcactcgtcccattgaatgcttataattcccgtcccatattgttctaaaatggactttaatcaaaataaatacatactacgcacacatcgatATAATCgatataatatatcatgatgttatatttagttgcattaaagttatttccccttgatgaaGTTACGCcatttattcaaatgtttgccaaattgtgttcctacaaaaaatcggatttatttcaatgaaagtcggatgaaaacatattaatttatcacatcaatctacattatttcagtaagggtaaatacgtattgatgcatgccactttttctgttttttgtttttcctgtccaaataatcagcatttgtataagaaagtgggtggggtaaggaatttacattatgaaatgAGTTCAGatcagtttagattttcaaattttccaatccttgagaaGAAACTTAGGTtaatagagaagtgaacagtacacatcattgtgaagatttacagtatgatttaaattcatttggggcatgggcagatcaatggcttcttcgtttcaatgaatcaaagagtgtggtatgCTTGATTTGGTTGGGGGTGGgggctacttgtgatgcaatccttCAAACATTTGCTCtaagctgtttaagtgcatgcacctgagcacaaagtactgaaggagagctaaattgtgatcgcccattgtgcgctgacattgtcatcaacagttgctttttgaatacacctgaaacataatgtctgtaccaataaaaacttggtcagaatgtttgtcaatataaaaatgttgaatagttaaaactactcacatggtcacttgatctattaaaccagTACCTGTAAaaccttctcagtacaacacaatacaatacaatatccatttattttctcatttcatatgaacatatgacagaatgaggatacaatatggcaaatgtttgtacgaggctgttacatgtgtttacattacaaaataataagagaaaaaaagaagaatcaaatattcttctagcattttacaaaacagtacatatgtatagatactattacatgtgtagtaatacgtactTTAAATCAATAcagcaaatatcaatatgaagttgattatcttaagatgcataattctgatggcaaattttcatggcccttaatttggtataccattaaaatattacgaactcattaaaattgaatctgacatatttaatgagaccattaatcatgtttttaataattaacggtcATTAATAGAGTATTAAAAGAATCAATGACCCCattagtatttactaattaatgtggaattaaggggtactttttaatggcacattaatttcatgcgaATTAAAATtgttcatggagttttaaggagccaattaacttattttaatggtttattttaagcagcttttcatggccatcaaagtcattttaacaaggtatattttaccagggttttaatgcagttatttcatggctttttaatatatggcattaaaactaaggtaatgaaaatcccattaaatagtaagaagtaatgggtgaattttaatggtgacctgttgaAACTCTgttaaaacgtttgaaaaaattaaggccaatttcatgattcttttaatggcatgtgcatccagtagtgatccTTCAAACCATGATTGAGACATGACTCCGCGTGGACAGAAAacttaataaatcaatatttgcaCTAGAGCcccttttgagaaaagcgcatgtctcccacaactgcctatcACCTGAATAGTTATGtgtctgagtcaaccatgcaccaatgacttgagtgcggatactggcatcaaccatgcaccaatgacttaaaTTGCGGATACTGGCAgcgattttttggtaattcaagggccataattccgaagtgcctgggccgatttggctagttatcgaatctGGCCGAGGAcgttttggcaaacagattttattcaagtttgatgaagatcgcatgagaaatgttcgactaagaaTGGAGACAAGATACGTGACAGAAGGACACACAGACGGACAGATAggtgtaaatcaatatgtctcccaccacagtggtgtgggagacataatatatatgtaagaacaaagggccataaatctcaTCATGCAATTTATCTGAAACTTGCAGGGTCACATTTCCCTATAGCAGGTACCATTTCTAGAAGTGttattgaaattaattaaacCTTGTCTGAGATATGACACCGGGCGGACAGATAAATAGATTATTGTgtattatatgtaaatataacGGGCTATAATTATTGTCTTCTTCATGCAATTAAGCTAAAACTTGCAGGGCCGCATTTCTTTATACAAGCTTACATTTGTAGCATAATCGAATAAAAGCTCTGTATATGTACTATATGTATAATtccaaagggccataaatcttgtcttcgtTATCCAAACtgaatgaaacttttaaaacGAAATTGGTACTttaactagaaatatttagattgtaacatgttagaaaaatgttgaattccccatgttccattttaatctatttatagtcatgtttgtcaacatcaagttatcgttggggcatagtatcaATTCAAATGGAAGGACCATGTATGGGAACGTATACACATtggaaatatcaatttaaatGGTTAACATAAATAGAAAGACCGGGTATTTGAACGTATACACATTGGATATATCATAGACATAGGTCcttaaattttcaatgatagtaatacattaaataaagtctagcaATTAAACTCCAATTTGAAAGAATAATTAAAactattatttaatatataatatatttattgtcaTCACACTGGTCGTATCAATTCAGAGtaaattaatgtatatatcaTACAATATAATTCAAACCGCCAACCCTATGCCAACCAAAGCAAAATATAAGCCAAAGCGGATAAGCGCTTAAAGTCAAATGAGATTGTTAAGCAAATGAACAATACAAAgcaaatgaataataataatacaagCAAAATGTACAACAAATTATAAGCAAAACAAAGCATCATAATGTTAGCAGTGTAATTTAAAACTATGCCAAGCAAAAGAATAGTAATAAAACAAGCAGTTGTACAACAAAAAGTAAACTGACATGAAGAAAACAGTTATTAATTGAACAATTTGCAAGTTATAACATGTGTAAGGCAAAGTGATACCTAAATCATTTATTTACTAAAACCTAATTGAATTTCTAATATGAAAGCAAAAAGAACTattcaacaaaaaaacaacaaaaaaacctaCACTTAATGTTGCTATATAAATTAGATACTATTTCTAACTTAACATTGTTATATCACTTTGCCTAACATTAATTTAATGACAGCTAATTAACAACCGAGAACATTCATAACTTTAACTTCCAAGTCCTACCTTTAATTGATAATAACTGTGACCTTCTCTTTAAATAGTCACTGTAAAAGTAAGTATTTTACtgtattaatataaaatttatttactatGACTGCATgagttatacaaaaatataaaatcactgaTGAACTCCTTTTAATAATTGAGAGTCGAGATAAATCGATGAAAAAAATGTCCTAAACGATTTGAACCTTCATTGTTCAAATGTAAACCACCGTCTAATCTGGCAAACAGATATCTTTTGATCTCtcctttaaaacaaaatggtCTGTAGGATTTGATGAACTTTACCCCAAGATCAACTGATAAAACTTTTTCAACTTTAGCGTTAAATTTTATTCTTTCATCAGTGATTTCGTTGTCCACCGGTCGAGGGAGTATGGAAGAAATAATGATATGAATCCTAGGAGATATTTTACGACACTGCGATATGAGATTCACCATATCAGAGCACATGTGTGAAACCGAAAAACCCTTACCAATATTATTGGTACCAACATGAAAAATCACATAGTTAAATTGATGTAAAGGGATTCTCATGGTGTTAATAAGGTGTTGTAACCTCCCTATGGTAGCGCCTGGAAATGCGTAAACTTCAACTCCCTCCAACGGTGGCAAATGTTTTATTATGGAATCTCCAACAATAATTACTTTTCTGTATTCTGAAAATTAAAGAATATTTCTAAATGTCACACAtatactttgatttttatttaatatataaatatatatatatataacttattttagtgTGACTTTATTATCTATTTCATATTTACTCATATACTACATTACCATTAGCATTGATAGTGATAACAGGAAACTATTtacaacatatatatttcaacactttatgaaaaactaattatttaaaatattacttctTATACAAACTTATTTCTGTCTTGAAACTCTAAACTTATTTTCACAAAGTAAATTCTAAAACCAGATCCAAGAATATGATAGCAGAAATATTTATACCTGTCTAAATTTCTACGATTAAAGTTTAATACATAAACATCTCCTGTCGACATCTGAATGTCATTTTGCCCAGTCAGTCTAAACATCCGACTGAAAGCAAAACAATTCTCTGTTAAGACGAATTACCAGAGAATGTTTATGTAATAATACCATTAATCATAAATGTACCTTCTTGAAATTAGGTTTTGCTGGACAGCTTACAGCTTATTAATTCAGCTACTTTCACTTTATCAGACAGcgaatattgtaaatattttttgtaagcaTCGGATTGCCAATCCCCCATTAATTGAATCAGGTCAGATGGTAAATTTAACCTGAAGGCTAGAGTGGCAAAGCCTCTTCTGAAAGAATGTGTGGAGAAATCTTTAGGAGGTAGTCCTATCTGTTTTATTAAAGATCTCAGTTTTCTTAAATACATATTGTATGTAACAATTTGTCCTCTTTTTAATACAAAAAGGGGCGATTCCTCCGATCTTGGAACAGCTGTTACCATATTTTGGTAAGCCAATACTGGACATAAACATGACTTATTAATTTTTACCAAAGGAGTAATTAGAACCCTTTCTCCTTTCTGAATAGTCTTTGACCATTTCATTTTCACTATTAACCTATTATCAGAAAGTTCAACATCACCTCTGTGTAAAAATTTTTTACTTGTCATATCTTTTAATGAAGTTGGTACTAAATTAGATTTTCTTGCTAGAAGGAAAAAGGCAAATAGAAACAGGCACCAATACACTAAattgtctttttctgaaaaatCAAGTACCGCAAATATTTGCTCCAAAATAACTGGTGTAATTGGTTTAGCTTGTTTAACCTGATGtaactttaattttgaaattccttttaaagatagatttaaaataaagCTATTTATGTGGTCGATATTAACTCCTAACAGAAGATGCATAGTCCTTACTCCACTTATGTAATTTCTTATTGATTCTACTGATTTAAATGTCCTACTCAAAAACTGAGCATATAACTGTAAAGTCTCTGTTGAGACTGGTAAAAAACACAACTGAAAATATGTACAGAATAATAAGAAGGATTCCCACTGAATCCTTAAATTCTTCTTAGAGCCTTCAGCATATGCTTGTCTGTTGGAATGTCTGAGATCACTTCTTAACTGAGGTATTTGCATTTCTGAAATGACATAATTTGATAACTACCATAACTTTTGAAATTCAAATTCTGATTCTTTAACCTGATATTCCTCAAGCC
The sequence above is a segment of the Mercenaria mercenaria strain notata chromosome 3, MADL_Memer_1, whole genome shotgun sequence genome. Coding sequences within it:
- the LOC123552691 gene encoding uncharacterized protein LOC123552691 translates to MREKLAQLEKEGKKLKKQQEKERLRGLLEEKKDNIFKLKEYRKVIIVGDSIIKHLPPLEGVEVYAFPGATIGRLQHLINTMRIPLHQFNYVIFHVGTNNIGKGFSVSHMCSDMVNLISQCRKISPRIHIIISSILPRPVDNEITDERIKFNAKVEKVLSVDLGVKFIKSYRPFCFKGEIKRYLFARLDGGLHLNNEGSNRLGHFFHRFISTLNY